The uncultured Treponema sp. genome includes a region encoding these proteins:
- the rplO gene encoding 50S ribosomal protein L15: MADFTLRAPEGANKKPKRVGRGSSSGLGTTAGKGNKGQQSRSGKGTPYVGFEGGQMPLYRRIAQRGFSNSPFKKEFAIINLVDLEAKFADGETVNRTSLKEKGLVGKIVDGIKVLGNGEISKKLTVEVEKISASAKEKIEKAGGSVKVIAEKSAKAK, translated from the coding sequence ATGGCTGACTTTACTTTAAGAGCACCAGAGGGTGCAAATAAAAAACCTAAGCGTGTAGGCCGCGGATCTTCTTCTGGTCTTGGAACAACAGCTGGAAAAGGAAACAAAGGTCAGCAGTCACGCTCAGGAAAAGGAACACCATACGTTGGATTCGAAGGCGGACAGATGCCTTTGTATCGTCGTATTGCTCAGCGCGGATTTTCAAATTCACCTTTCAAAAAGGAATTTGCAATCATCAATTTGGTTGACCTTGAGGCAAAATTTGCTGACGGCGAAACTGTGAACCGCACATCTTTGAAGGAAAAAGGTTTGGTTGGAAAAATCGTTGACGGAATTAAAGTTCTCGGAAACGGTGAAATTTCCAAGAAACTCACTGTAGAAGTTGAAAAAATTTCTGCAAGTGCCAAAGAAAAGATTGAAAAAGCTGGCGGATCAGTAAAGGTGATTGCTGAAAAGTCTGCGAAAGCAAAATAA
- the rpmD gene encoding 50S ribosomal protein L30, producing the protein MAKIRITLVRSVIGQKPAKRATVRSLGLKKINSSVEHEDTASIRGMAAAVSHLVKVEEIN; encoded by the coding sequence ATGGCAAAGATACGTATTACCCTTGTTAGAAGTGTTATTGGACAGAAGCCTGCAAAAAGAGCGACTGTTCGTAGCCTTGGCCTTAAAAAAATCAATTCCAGTGTAGAACATGAAGACACTGCTTCTATAAGAGGCATGGCTGCTGCTGTTTCTCACTTGGTAAAAGTAGAGGAAATTAACTAA
- the rpsE gene encoding 30S ribosomal protein S5, which produces MEHQKNYEKKPADEFVEKLVKLNRTAKTVKGGRRMSFSALTVVGDKKGRIGFGFGKANDVTEAIRKSLEKARANLITLPLKNGTIPHEMIGKYKSSAVLLKPACPGTGIIAGGPVRAVLDAAGVTDVISKSQGSRTSVNVVRATFDAVANLMDARAVAQSRGKTLKEMWG; this is translated from the coding sequence ATGGAACACCAGAAAAACTATGAAAAAAAGCCTGCTGACGAATTTGTAGAAAAACTTGTAAAGCTTAACCGCACTGCAAAAACTGTAAAAGGCGGACGCAGAATGTCTTTCTCGGCATTGACTGTAGTTGGCGACAAGAAAGGACGCATCGGCTTTGGATTTGGAAAGGCTAACGATGTTACCGAAGCTATCAGAAAGAGCCTTGAAAAAGCAAGAGCAAACCTTATTACTCTTCCGCTCAAGAATGGAACAATTCCACATGAGATGATTGGAAAGTACAAGAGTTCTGCTGTATTGCTTAAGCCGGCTTGCCCAGGTACTGGTATTATTGCCGGTGGTCCTGTACGTGCAGTTTTGGATGCGGCTGGAGTAACTGACGTTATTTCAAAATCTCAGGGTTCCCGCACATCTGTAAATGTTGTTCGTGCTACATTTGACGCAGTTGCAAATCTTATGGACGCACGTGCTGTAGCACAGAGCCGCGGAAAGACTCTCAAAGAAATGTGGGGCTGA
- the rplR gene encoding 50S ribosomal protein L18, translated as MFKKLSDKNRKRLHRKIHIRKSVYGTAERPRLTVYKSGRNLYAQVINDDEGRTLAAISTLEKDFITLKANVESATKLGEALGSRLKEKNITKVVFDRNGYLYHGVVKALADATRSAGIVF; from the coding sequence ATGTTCAAGAAACTTAGTGATAAAAACAGAAAGCGCCTGCATAGAAAGATTCACATTCGTAAGTCTGTTTACGGAACTGCAGAACGCCCTCGCTTGACAGTGTATAAAAGCGGCCGTAACCTTTATGCACAGGTAATTAATGACGATGAAGGCAGAACTCTTGCCGCCATCTCAACTCTTGAAAAGGATTTTATTACGCTCAAGGCAAATGTCGAAAGCGCAACAAAACTTGGAGAAGCTTTGGGTTCACGCCTCAAGGAAAAGAACATTACAAAAGTAGTGTTTGACCGTAACGGTTACCTTTATCATGGTGTTGTAAAAGCCCTTGCTGACGCTACCCGCTCTGCCGGGATTGTATTCTAG
- the rplF gene encoding 50S ribosomal protein L6 — protein sequence MASKIGKLPVAIPAGVTVTVAPNLVTVKGPKGELKQDINGLVNVEVKGAEVIVNPANETKAASACHGLYRNLIHNMVVGVTQGFSKTLIITGVGYRAEVQGKTIIMNLGYSSEFVAVIPEGLTVTADKDGKLTISGIDKQQVGEFSAQIRKLRKPEPYKGKGIRYDNEVIRRKVGKTGVK from the coding sequence ATGGCATCTAAGATTGGAAAACTTCCTGTTGCTATTCCAGCAGGCGTTACTGTTACTGTTGCTCCTAATTTGGTTACTGTAAAAGGTCCAAAGGGCGAGCTTAAGCAGGATATTAACGGTCTTGTAAATGTTGAAGTAAAAGGCGCCGAAGTCATTGTTAATCCTGCAAATGAGACAAAGGCAGCAAGCGCATGCCACGGTTTGTACCGTAATCTCATTCACAACATGGTTGTGGGAGTAACACAGGGCTTCTCTAAGACACTTATAATTACAGGTGTTGGTTATCGTGCTGAAGTTCAGGGAAAAACAATTATAATGAACCTCGGATATTCTTCTGAGTTCGTTGCTGTTATTCCTGAAGGACTTACTGTAACTGCTGACAAAGACGGAAAACTTACAATTTCTGGAATTGACAAGCAGCAGGTTGGTGAATTCAGCGCACAGATTCGCAAATTGCGCAAGCCTGAGCCTTACAAAGGAAAAGGTATACGCTATGACAACGAAGTTATCAGACGTAAAGTCGGTAAGACCGGCGTAAAATAA
- the rpsH gene encoding 30S ribosomal protein S8, with protein MAASDPIADMLAKVQNAARAGHEKVDVPTSKMKLEIVKILKTEGYIKNFKKVQDDNGHTVIRIFLKYDDFNKSVIHGMKKISTPGRRAYSGYRELPSVYNGYGTLIVSTSSGVTTGKKASEKMVGGELICKVW; from the coding sequence ATGGCAGCTTCAGACCCAATAGCAGATATGCTTGCAAAAGTCCAGAACGCGGCAAGAGCCGGTCATGAAAAAGTAGATGTTCCTACTTCTAAGATGAAACTGGAAATTGTAAAGATCCTTAAAACAGAAGGATATATTAAGAATTTCAAAAAAGTTCAGGATGACAACGGACACACTGTTATCCGTATCTTCTTGAAATATGACGACTTCAACAAGTCAGTTATTCACGGCATGAAGAAAATTTCTACACCAGGCCGCCGTGCTTATTCTGGCTACAGAGAATTGCCTAGCGTTTACAACGGATACGGCACTTTAATCGTTTCAACATCAAGCGGTGTTACAACTGGCAAAAAGGCTTCTGAAAAGATGGTCGGCGGCGAGTTGATTTGCAAAGTATGGTAA
- a CDS encoding type Z 30S ribosomal protein S14, whose protein sequence is MAKKSMIIKANRTPKYSTRRYNRCQICGRPHGYLRKFKICRICFRKLASEGLLPGVTKSSW, encoded by the coding sequence ATGGCTAAGAAATCAATGATTATCAAGGCAAACCGCACACCGAAATATTCTACTCGTAGATATAATAGGTGCCAGATTTGCGGTCGTCCACATGGATATTTGCGTAAGTTCAAGATTTGTCGTATCTGCTTCCGCAAATTAGCAAGTGAAGGCCTTTTACCGGGCGTCACAAAATCATCTTGGTAG
- the rplE gene encoding 50S ribosomal protein L5, with product MENYVPRLKKVYKEKIAPELFKELGYTSVMQIPAVKKVVVSMGVGEALTNKKLLDAAVTDLTQITGQKAVKTRAKKSIANFKLREGNEVGAMVTLRGNIMYEFLDRLINVALPRVKDFRGIKATGFDGHGNFSLGITEQIIFPEIDFDKIVKIAGMNISIVTSARTDNEARALLTKFGMPFRK from the coding sequence ATGGAAAATTACGTACCACGGCTTAAGAAAGTCTATAAGGAAAAAATCGCTCCAGAGCTCTTCAAGGAGCTTGGATACACATCCGTAATGCAGATTCCGGCAGTAAAAAAAGTTGTCGTAAGCATGGGTGTTGGCGAAGCTCTCACGAATAAGAAACTTCTTGATGCTGCAGTTACAGATCTCACTCAGATTACCGGCCAGAAAGCTGTTAAAACAAGAGCTAAGAAAAGTATTGCAAACTTCAAACTTCGTGAAGGCAATGAAGTAGGAGCAATGGTAACTCTTCGTGGAAACATCATGTATGAATTCCTCGACCGTCTTATCAATGTTGCTCTTCCTCGTGTAAAGGATTTCCGCGGAATCAAAGCTACTGGTTTTGATGGACATGGAAATTTCTCTCTTGGTATTACAGAACAGATTATCTTCCCGGAAATTGATTTCGATAAAATCGTTAAGATTGCCGGTATGAACATCAGCATTGTTACAAGCGCACGCACAGACAATGAGGCCCGCGCACTGTTGACCAAGTTTGGAATGCCGTTTAGGAAATAA
- the rplX gene encoding 50S ribosomal protein L24 yields the protein MQHKYKIHKNDNVEIIAGKDKGKRGTIVRVFEKNNKGRVIVSGCNIVKKAIKRKSQQDAGGIAEIEAPLDISNVALVCKKCGRPVRAGYKLDGDKKTRVCRKCGEAL from the coding sequence ATGCAGCATAAATACAAGATCCATAAGAATGATAACGTTGAAATCATTGCTGGAAAAGACAAAGGCAAGCGCGGAACAATCGTCCGTGTATTTGAAAAGAATAACAAAGGACGTGTTATTGTAAGCGGTTGCAATATTGTAAAGAAAGCAATAAAGAGGAAGTCCCAGCAGGATGCAGGCGGAATCGCTGAAATCGAAGCACCTCTGGACATATCAAATGTAGCGCTCGTATGTAAAAAATGCGGACGCCCTGTCAGAGCAGGATATAAACTTGATGGCGACAAGAAAACTCGTGTTTGCCGCAAGTGTGGAGAAGCACTGTAA
- the rplN gene encoding 50S ribosomal protein L14, producing the protein MLQMQSKMVVADNSGAKLVQCIKVLGGSHRRYAGIGDIVVVAVKEAIPTSTIKEGSVQKAVIVRVAKEYRRPDGTYIRFDDNACVLIDADKNPKGKRIFGPVARELRDMDFMKIISLAPEVL; encoded by the coding sequence ATGCTTCAGATGCAATCAAAAATGGTTGTTGCCGATAACTCCGGAGCTAAATTGGTTCAGTGCATTAAGGTTTTAGGTGGCTCACACCGCCGCTATGCAGGTATTGGTGACATTGTTGTGGTAGCTGTAAAGGAAGCGATTCCTACATCTACAATTAAAGAAGGTTCAGTACAGAAGGCTGTAATTGTCCGTGTGGCAAAAGAATACCGCCGTCCAGATGGAACATACATCCGCTTTGATGACAACGCTTGCGTTCTTATCGATGCAGACAAGAATCCAAAGGGAAAACGTATTTTTGGACCTGTAGCTCGCGAGCTTCGTGATATGGACTTTATGAAGATCATATCCCTTGCTCCGGAAGTTCTCTAA
- the rpsQ gene encoding 30S ribosomal protein S17, with product MEEQNVQKKGAKRSFVGIVTSDKMDKTIVVSIDKKKMDRLYKKYVTRTKKCKAHDEKNEAHIGDTVRIVECSPISKEKCWRLDTIIERAK from the coding sequence GTGGAAGAACAGAATGTGCAGAAAAAAGGTGCAAAACGTTCATTCGTAGGTATCGTCACTAGCGACAAGATGGACAAGACTATCGTTGTTTCTATTGATAAGAAAAAGATGGACCGCCTTTACAAGAAATATGTTACACGGACCAAGAAATGCAAGGCCCACGATGAAAAGAACGAGGCTCATATTGGAGACACAGTTCGCATCGTAGAATGCAGTCCGATCAGCAAAGAAAAATGCTGGCGTCTCGATACAATCATCGAGAGAGCCAAATAA
- the rpmC gene encoding 50S ribosomal protein L29: MADSKKKKDKDLSYDELVAKRNELKKQYMDFRFQSVIGHVDNPMQKRTMRHEIARLNTLIHQQDLAKFRAAAAEAIAAKN, encoded by the coding sequence ATGGCTGATTCAAAGAAAAAAAAGGATAAAGATCTTTCTTATGATGAACTCGTTGCAAAGCGCAATGAACTTAAAAAACAGTACATGGACTTTCGCTTTCAGAGCGTAATCGGACATGTAGATAATCCAATGCAGAAGCGTACAATGCGCCATGAAATTGCCCGCCTTAATACGCTTATTCATCAGCAGGATCTGGCAAAGTTCAGAGCGGCTGCTGCTGAAGCTATTGCTGCAAAAAACTAG
- the rplP gene encoding 50S ribosomal protein L16 translates to MLSPKRVAHRKVQRGRPTGNATRTNYVDFGDIALVAMEPVWLNAKHIEAARVAINRCINRQGNLWTRVFPDKPVSKKPADTRMGKGKGAPEFWAAVIKPGMILFEVGGVDKKLAEKAMHLAASKLPIKTKVAFRPTVE, encoded by the coding sequence ATGCTTAGTCCTAAAAGAGTTGCGCACCGCAAAGTTCAGCGTGGTCGTCCAACAGGCAATGCTACACGTACTAACTATGTTGATTTTGGAGATATAGCGCTTGTTGCAATGGAACCTGTTTGGTTGAATGCAAAGCATATTGAAGCTGCTCGTGTTGCTATTAACCGTTGCATTAACCGTCAGGGTAATCTTTGGACACGCGTTTTCCCAGACAAGCCAGTTTCAAAAAAGCCGGCTGACACTCGTATGGGAAAAGGTAAGGGCGCGCCTGAATTCTGGGCCGCTGTTATTAAACCTGGTATGATTTTATTTGAAGTTGGCGGAGTAGACAAAAAGCTCGCTGAAAAAGCGATGCATCTTGCTGCAAGCAAACTTCCAATTAAAACAAAAGTGGCATTCCGCCCAACAGTCGAGTAA
- the rpsC gene encoding 30S ribosomal protein S3: MGQKVNPIGLRLGVNKTWQSRWYADSREYADLFLEDMKIRKLVGSLPECKNADIAEIEIVRHPQRVTIVIHTARPGVIIGVKGATIEKISADIQKQLTKKVQIKIKEIKRPEINASLIAQNVGRQLAGRGSFRKALKQSASNAMKGGAQGIKIRISGRLGGADMTRSEELKEGRVPLHTLRADIDYGTYEALTTYGKIGIKVWVYNGMNYGREQNEDAGDIVRKPRRDRSNGDRKSARSPKAEGGKVENA, encoded by the coding sequence GTGGGTCAGAAAGTTAATCCTATCGGTTTACGCCTTGGTGTAAACAAAACTTGGCAGTCTCGTTGGTATGCAGATTCTCGTGAATATGCAGACTTGTTCTTGGAAGATATGAAAATCCGCAAGCTTGTTGGATCTCTTCCTGAATGCAAGAACGCAGATATTGCTGAAATTGAAATTGTTCGTCATCCGCAGCGTGTTACTATTGTAATTCACACAGCACGCCCGGGTGTTATTATTGGTGTTAAAGGCGCTACTATTGAAAAAATCAGCGCAGATATTCAGAAGCAGCTGACAAAGAAAGTTCAGATTAAGATTAAGGAAATCAAACGTCCTGAAATCAATGCTTCTCTTATTGCGCAGAATGTAGGTCGTCAGCTTGCTGGCCGCGGTTCTTTCCGCAAGGCTCTCAAGCAGTCTGCTTCAAATGCTATGAAGGGCGGAGCTCAGGGTATAAAAATCCGTATCTCTGGTCGTCTTGGCGGAGCTGACATGACACGTTCAGAAGAGCTTAAGGAAGGACGCGTTCCTCTTCATACTCTTCGTGCTGACATCGATTATGGTACTTATGAAGCTCTTACTACTTATGGTAAGATCGGCATTAAAGTATGGGTCTACAACGGAATGAATTACGGACGTGAGCAGAACGAGGATGCAGGTGATATTGTAAGAAAGCCTCGCCGCGACCGCTCTAATGGCGACCGTAAGTCTGCTCGTTCCCCAAAAGCTGAGGGAGGAAAAGTAGAAAATGCTTAG
- the rplV gene encoding 50S ribosomal protein L22: protein MAEKKGYVATTKFLIASPTKVRPVANVVKTKSCSEAMAILDVMPQKGARLISGTLKSAVANALNKNKQLDEDMLYIKEIRIDEGPRLKRVWFRGRGRADQLLKRMCHITVVVDEKAGK, encoded by the coding sequence ATGGCTGAAAAGAAAGGTTATGTAGCCACAACTAAATTTCTCATTGCATCTCCTACAAAGGTTCGCCCTGTAGCTAATGTTGTAAAGACAAAGTCTTGCTCTGAAGCTATGGCTATTCTTGATGTAATGCCGCAGAAAGGCGCTCGTCTTATCAGCGGAACATTAAAATCTGCAGTAGCGAATGCTCTCAATAAGAATAAGCAACTTGATGAAGATATGCTCTACATTAAGGAAATTCGTATTGACGAAGGTCCAAGACTTAAAAGAGTATGGTTCCGTGGACGCGGACGTGCTGATCAGCTCTTGAAGCGGATGTGTCATATCACTGTTGTAGTTGACGAAAAGGCGGGAAAATAA
- the rpsS gene encoding 30S ribosomal protein S19, which yields MSRSVKKGPFIEKSLYKKVLEMNKASAADKKMIKTYSRCSTIIPEMVGNTISVHNGKSWIPVYITENLVGHKLGEFAATRTFKGHGGSDKSAGK from the coding sequence GTGTCAAGATCAGTTAAGAAAGGACCTTTTATAGAGAAATCTCTTTACAAAAAGGTTTTAGAAATGAACAAAGCATCAGCAGCTGATAAGAAAATGATTAAAACTTATTCCCGCTGCTCGACAATCATCCCTGAAATGGTAGGAAACACTATTTCAGTGCACAACGGTAAGTCATGGATCCCTGTGTATATTACAGAAAACTTGGTAGGCCACAAGCTTGGCGAGTTTGCTGCAACACGCACATTCAAGGGACATGGCGGTTCAGACAAATCAGCTGGTAAATAA
- the rplB gene encoding 50S ribosomal protein L2 produces the protein MALKIYKPYSKGTRGRVDLVREELTADKPEKSLTHGRKSKAGRGAGGRISVRHQGGGHKRKYREIDFRRDKHGIPGTVKTIEYDPFRSANIALIAYADGEKRYIIAPKGLTVGQKIMSGENAAPTVANALPLDVIPIGFTVHNIELTLGRGGQLVRSAGTGALVAAKEGDYVTIKLPSGELRRIHRKCYATIGIVGNEDRMNTKLGKAGRNRWRGIRPTVRGMAMNPVDHPLGGGEGAGKGHQPVTPWGQPCRGYKTRNKRKTSSRFIISRRKK, from the coding sequence ATGGCTCTTAAGATATACAAGCCTTATTCAAAAGGTACACGCGGCCGTGTTGACTTGGTTCGCGAAGAATTGACAGCCGATAAACCCGAAAAAAGCTTGACTCATGGCCGCAAATCAAAAGCTGGTCGTGGCGCAGGCGGACGTATTTCTGTACGTCATCAGGGCGGCGGTCATAAAAGAAAATACCGTGAAATCGATTTTAGACGCGATAAGCATGGTATTCCTGGAACTGTAAAGACAATTGAATACGATCCATTCCGCAGCGCAAACATTGCTTTGATTGCTTATGCTGATGGTGAAAAACGCTACATCATTGCTCCAAAAGGTCTTACAGTTGGACAGAAAATTATGTCTGGTGAAAACGCAGCTCCTACTGTAGCTAATGCTCTTCCACTGGATGTTATTCCAATTGGATTCACTGTACACAATATTGAGCTTACTCTTGGCCGTGGCGGACAGCTTGTTCGTTCAGCTGGAACAGGTGCTCTTGTTGCTGCAAAAGAAGGTGATTACGTAACAATAAAGCTTCCTTCTGGAGAGCTTCGCCGTATTCACAGAAAGTGCTATGCAACAATCGGTATTGTTGGAAATGAAGACCGCATGAATACTAAGCTTGGTAAAGCTGGACGCAACAGATGGCGTGGTATTCGCCCGACTGTACGTGGTATGGCAATGAACCCTGTTGATCATCCGCTTGGTGGTGGTGAAGGCGCTGGAAAAGGACATCAGCCTGTTACTCCTTGGGGACAGCCTTGCCGTGGTTATAAAACACGCAATAAGAGAAAGACTTCTAGTCGTTTCATTATTAGTCGCCGCAAGAAGTAG
- a CDS encoding 50S ribosomal protein L23, with product MTFNDVLIKPVLSEKATALREQNKYTFIVDPAATKFQIKEAVRKLFNVNVEDCKTINVKGKIKRLRGRPGRTAGYKKAIVKLAAGETIKVFEGV from the coding sequence ATGACATTCAATGATGTTCTTATTAAACCTGTTCTTTCTGAAAAAGCAACAGCACTCCGTGAACAGAATAAATATACTTTTATTGTTGACCCTGCAGCTACAAAGTTTCAGATTAAAGAAGCTGTACGCAAGCTTTTCAATGTAAATGTTGAAGACTGCAAGACTATCAATGTAAAAGGAAAAATCAAGCGTCTTCGCGGAAGACCTGGAAGAACTGCTGGCTACAAAAAGGCAATCGTAAAGCTTGCCGCTGGCGAAACAATCAAGGTGTTTGAAGGTGTTTAA
- the rplD gene encoding 50S ribosomal protein L4 has product MEKKVYSIDGKELRTINLDDKIFGLPINEDVIYYAITNELANKRVGTACTKTRAEVHGSNAKPYKQKGTGNARRGDKKSPITVGGGTIFGPKPRDYSYAIPKKEKRLAMKSILSLQAQADRLTVVEDFTIESGKTKDLVKILKNFVKDERTVILLKDDDAKIKQAGRNLPNVYFLSYNRLRAHDLFYGRKIIMLEGAAKNLSDFYAEDKEAK; this is encoded by the coding sequence ATGGAAAAGAAAGTCTATTCAATCGATGGCAAAGAACTCAGGACTATCAATCTTGATGACAAAATTTTCGGACTTCCAATTAACGAAGATGTTATTTACTATGCCATCACTAACGAATTAGCAAATAAACGTGTTGGAACAGCATGTACAAAAACACGTGCAGAAGTTCATGGCAGCAATGCTAAGCCTTACAAGCAGAAGGGAACTGGTAATGCACGTCGTGGTGATAAAAAGTCTCCAATTACAGTTGGCGGCGGTACAATTTTTGGACCAAAACCACGTGATTACAGCTATGCAATTCCAAAGAAAGAAAAACGTCTCGCAATGAAGTCTATCTTGAGTCTTCAGGCTCAGGCAGACAGACTTACTGTTGTTGAAGATTTTACTATTGAAAGCGGAAAGACAAAGGACTTGGTAAAAATCCTTAAGAACTTTGTAAAAGACGAGCGCACTGTTATTCTTCTTAAAGATGACGATGCAAAAATCAAGCAGGCTGGAAGAAACCTTCCGAATGTTTATTTCCTCTCTTACAACCGTCTTCGTGCTCATGATCTCTTCTACGGAAGAAAAATCATCATGCTTGAAGGTGCTGCAAAAAATCTTTCTGATTTCTATGCTGAAGACAAGGAGGCAAAATAA
- the rplC gene encoding 50S ribosomal protein L3: MKGLIAKKVGMTQVFDENGNLTPVTVIRVEPNTVVATKTQEKCGYEAVVLGLEDLKPHKISKPYAKQFPENITPKRHLKEFRDFEGEVKVGDQIGVELFEKVRFIDVTATSKGKGFQGVMKRWGFHGGRATHGSKFHREAGGTGCCTTPGHCLKNVKMPGRMGFDRVTVQNLKVVKVDPELNVLMVRGAVPGVRNCTLIVKAAVKK; the protein is encoded by the coding sequence ATGAAAGGTCTGATAGCAAAAAAAGTAGGAATGACACAGGTTTTCGATGAAAACGGCAATCTGACACCAGTAACCGTGATCCGCGTCGAGCCAAACACTGTTGTTGCTACAAAGACACAGGAAAAATGCGGCTATGAAGCTGTTGTTCTTGGACTTGAGGATTTGAAGCCTCACAAGATTTCAAAGCCATACGCAAAGCAGTTTCCAGAGAACATTACACCAAAACGTCATCTTAAAGAATTCAGAGACTTTGAAGGTGAAGTTAAAGTTGGCGACCAGATTGGTGTAGAATTGTTTGAAAAGGTTCGTTTCATCGACGTAACTGCTACCTCAAAAGGTAAAGGTTTTCAGGGTGTAATGAAGAGATGGGGCTTCCACGGCGGACGTGCTACACACGGTTCAAAATTCCATCGTGAAGCTGGCGGCACTGGATGCTGTACAACTCCGGGACATTGTCTTAAAAATGTTAAGATGCCTGGCCGCATGGGGTTTGATCGCGTTACAGTACAAAACCTCAAGGTTGTGAAAGTTGACCCTGAGCTCAATGTTTTGATGGTTCGTGGTGCAGTTCCTGGTGTAAGAAACTGTACTCTTATCGTTAAGGCTGCGGTTAAGAAATAA
- the rpsJ gene encoding 30S ribosomal protein S10 encodes MANGKIRVRLRAFDVALIDQSAKDIVQQVQKAGAKVSGPIPLPTRINKVTVLRSPFVNKKSREQFEMRTHKRLIDIFEPSSEVMDSLMKLELPAGVDVEIKQ; translated from the coding sequence ATGGCAAATGGCAAGATTCGTGTAAGACTTCGTGCTTTTGACGTAGCTCTTATCGATCAGAGCGCAAAAGACATCGTGCAGCAGGTTCAGAAGGCAGGAGCAAAGGTTTCAGGACCAATCCCGCTTCCAACAAGAATCAATAAAGTTACAGTTCTCCGTTCACCTTTCGTTAACAAGAAGTCACGTGAACAGTTTGAAATGAGAACTCACAAACGCCTTATTGACATTTTTGAACCAAGCTCAGAAGTAATGGATTCTTTGATGAAACTTGAGCTTCCGGCAGGTGTTGATGTAGAAATTAAGCAGTAA